The proteins below come from a single Notamacropus eugenii isolate mMacEug1 chromosome 7, mMacEug1.pri_v2, whole genome shotgun sequence genomic window:
- the RNASE13 gene encoding probable inactive ribonuclease-like protein 13 isoform X2 translates to MVLMRILVLQLFLGPALTFLSFTSSAVRKFRALNVDYPKITFAEGFQGYCNGLMSYVRGWKKEWQCPWVHYVLHAPWTNVSRNCKYADSFCEDFNEYCSLSQDAFFLTTCKRPTLQPPSTCQYEETTSIQRVYLLCSRKYDGEPMGIIGLL, encoded by the coding sequence ATGGTTCTGATGAGGATTTTAGTCCTACAGCTGTTCCTGGGACCAGCTCTGACCTTCCTCTCCTTTACATCCTCTGCCGTCAGAAAATTCCGTGCTCTGAATGTTGACTATCCTAAGATTACGTTTGCTGAGGGCTTCCAAGGCTATTGCAATGGGCTGATGTCCTATGTTCGAGGATGGAAAAAGGAATGGCAATGCCCATGGGTCCACTATGTGCTGCATGCTCCCTGGACAAATGTTAGTAGGAACTGCAAGTACGCTGACAGCTTCTGTGAAGACTTCAATGAGTACTGCTCTCTCAGCCAAGATGCCTTTTTTCTTACCACCTGTAAGCGTCCAACCCTGCAGCCACCCAGCACCTGCCAGTACGAGGAAACCACTTCCATTCAGCGTGTCTACCTACTTTGCTCCAGAAAATACGATGGTGAACCCATGGGTATCATTGGCCTCCTTTAA